One window of Leptotrichia sp. oral taxon 498 genomic DNA carries:
- a CDS encoding universal stress protein — MDKLAAKIYLTGKILELGKTLIYKTEIAAKGKAGAEKFKQVYEGFWDKLEDLLKKEKSIDRKWIPDFAEEIGEEVLTEVLKEARKTFDLKVILQQIFDEEKAGNKNIL, encoded by the coding sequence ATGGATAAATTAGCAGCAAAAATATATTTGACAGGAAAAATTTTAGAATTAGGAAAGACTTTAATCTATAAAACAGAAATAGCTGCAAAAGGAAAAGCTGGAGCAGAAAAATTTAAGCAGGTATATGAAGGCTTCTGGGATAAGCTGGAAGATCTGTTAAAAAAAGAAAAATCAATTGACAGAAAATGGATTCCTGACTTTGCAGAAGAAATTGGTGAAGAAGTTCTAACAGAAGTTTTAAAAGAAGCCAGAAAGACGTTTGACTTAAAAGTTATACTGCAACAAATTTTCGATGAGGAAAAAGCAGGGAACAAAAACATATTGTAG